One Drosophila subpulchrella strain 33 F10 #4 breed RU33 chromosome 2R, RU_Dsub_v1.1 Primary Assembly, whole genome shotgun sequence genomic window, catttgcatacttttcgacCTTTCGACTGGTGTTGACGGATCATTTGCACACATCACAAATAAACGAGCCTTGTTCGGAAACCAAATCACGATTCAGCCAACGACAGcgttaattaattatttcatttcagAATGCAAATTGCTTgagcgttttttttttgtatttgttttttttcttggctttcctGTTGTTTTTGCTGGTTTAATCTACTGCATACGccttatgaaaaaaaaaaacacgactGACAGCGTAATGAATTCAATGACACGTAGTGCCCGCGTTCCTCGATTTTACCAGGCGAAGCCAAGAGCAAAAATTGTTTGCGCACGTAAGTATGCAACGATTTATTTCGCCCCTGTTCGCCGACAGGACGAAAACAGAAGGACGACGACAGGCGGGCTCAGGAGCAGATAGGCAAACGTCTTTCCATCCTGACCATGGCAATGACAGTGAAAGCTGGCTGGGATCAGGGTGAAGGGTCGGCTAGTCGGTTACCTCGCAAAATGTCCTTGAGGTTTTGGGTCTGAAAAAAATCCTTAATGGTTTCAGGACTTCTCAAAATTGTTGAATATCGAAGTAACCCCTTACTTGGGGTCCTACCAAAACACTAGAGTTTTGAAAACTCTTCTGAAAAtccctaaaagtatgctacttattttttaactccaaatatattgttgcatacttttagtcACCTTTCAGAAACCATGTGACTTGGTATTTAATAACACTTTAATTGTTATCggaattaattataaaattaaattaagcttTTAACAAAGTACATACTTTattttaatatgtttttatacaaaatctaaaactaaatttgTCACCAATAAAGCCTCCATGAAAAGTCTAAAAACACATAATCCAACATTTAATCAGAACTAAAGATCCTCAATTAAAGAAGTGGTTAGTAATTTTATCTGAACAGCAAATAGGATCAACTTTCTTTGCTATCATATTACACGTTTTCTTTGTTTATATGTATTTTCGGCTTGACCTAAGCCTCTTTAAGTCCACCACACTCCTCCAAGGACTTAAGCACTAGACAGCCCAACCGCAGCTGAAGGAATAGGTAAGcaagagtgtgtgtgtggagaGAAAAACAACTTGGCGGCCCCATTCCCCCACGGTCCTGTCAGCATATCCTTGTACCGAAGCCGAGTAATTCATTAACATTTAACTTGATTGACACCCGAGCCGGGGGATGTTCGTGGTTCTATATTCCCAGTTCCAGATTCGAGGATTTGAGTGTTTTTTGTTCTAGTTCAAGGCACGTATTTCGGGCGGGAGTGGGCGTGTCACGCACCCGATTTGTTTATACAGTTATAACGCATAATGGCATCGGATTTTGGCCTGCCCAGGATAGACACGCCCACACGGCGCTGAGGTTGTTACTTTGTTAATTTAATAAGAGGAAAGACGACAACAGGTGCTGCAGCCCCAACCCCCCCAAAAAATCCTGTCCCGAAATGAAGTCACGTCGCAGGCATAAATCAATTGCCATGAGCAGGCATTTGCGCCGCTCAAACTGTGCGATTGCATAGGTGGTGGGGAGTCCTTGTTGAAGGCTGGTAGATGGAAGGAAGTTGAAGTAGTCGAATCGAGGACTCTGCCAGCTGGCAGCTCGCAAATTGAGCGCAGGCCATGAAAGTGTAACGAGTCTTAATTCGTTTGCCAAGTGCCGCCAAGCGGCCCACAAATCCGGATAACCATCCGATAAGCAACTCCCGTCGATGCCTGAAATATGTTCGCAGCACTGATGACAAATCAAATACCCAGCTGGGATTCCTAAGTGGCAGCAGAGGGCTGTCTTTAATGGGAACGTACTTAGGATCGACGGGGGACCTCAAGTATAAACGGAATATCTAAAAAAAGGATGATAACTATGTGAAATTTTAAAGTGAATTTAAGTCAACAATTTCCTTCAAGCaagtattaatattaatatttcttGTTTATTGGGAAGGAGAATTTTTTGTGATTTCAGTATTTAAGATTTTAGTTTGGCAGTGGGTTCTAAAATCTACTTCAAGCTCACCGTTAAAGACGAGAAACAGCCCTACAAATATTACCAACCCTTGTTTTTGTTGGCTCATTTTGTAGGAGTTTTAAAGCAAATAGACTTAACAAATCCATAGAAAACCTTTTTTAATTTCCCAATCAATTTAAGTTAACTATTTTCTCTGTACCTTGTGAAATCGCTATGAATTAAACTTGTATTTCACTTGCACAGGTATAAAACTCTAAGAACTAATTTTAGAATTCCCTAATTAATAATGCAAAGTTGCTTCAAGAAAATTGTAGCTAAGCTCTTTTAATGAGCTTTGAAAACTTCAGGTTCTCCTGGAAACGAAATTTGCGTGGGCTGAAAGGAAAATTAGGTGAAAAGCATGCCGAGTGAAAATGAAGAGAACAAAGCGTGCAGTTGTCCACGAAGGACATCATGGATTGATTATCTCCAACACGAGTCCTTCCTTCCTCGACACTTCCGCTGCAGTTACAAATTGATGGCAATTACAAAGGGAGCGTGCTGAAAGGGAAACGACCGCTCTGAAAACTTTTGATGTCCTGCCGGGCACAGTGGGTGGTCATTGTGCCGCCCACTTTGCAGACAGGTGTCCCCCAAATGGACAGGTGTCAACCGTGAGTGCCCCTTGCGGAGCTGTTTCCTTTCACTTGTTGCTTTATTGGGTTTACATACAATAGCGGGATACTCAAGTACTCAAACTGCGAGTGGACCGAACCGGTCACCACTGGAAAATGGTCAACATGGCGCGGAGCAGTTCCGGGATATTCCAGCCATTTTTGCGAAGGGTGCGCAACGGTTTAACGACATCGTGCTTCTTCTGCAAGGTGAATTGGGGGGAGAATAAGGTAACAAATCAATCAATATACATCAGAAACTTATTACTCTGTCATACACTGTCACAAATATATCTCTTATAAGTAAGAACACACtcagaaaacaaaattaccCGACATTTTTTTGGTAAGTTTGGAATAGGTAGGTAAGGTTAAGGATTGGATGTGTTTATAATATTGAAACAATTACCCAAATTTAGGTAATAAATATGAATCTTGAGTATGATTCAACCATTTCGGACAATTCTCTAAATTTGTTTGTTATTCCTAATATATGTTCATTAAATAAAGGACATACCTTCCTTTCTTATATTTCGTAGTACTTGATAGTTCTCTTATAACATATTCGTTTgtgtttttttggttttaacaatcaaaaataaaaaaaaacgcaTTCAATTAACATCTTTAAGTTACACAATATCCGCAAACCAGTTGAAACTAAGTTTTGGTTTCTATTATTGGAAGGGTGTCTAAAACTATGCGGTAAATCTTGGTATTTTTGGAAACATCCATCATATTTCCAGAACTAAAACTTAtatttgcatacttttaggcaccttTACAAGTGATTTGAAAATCCCAGAAATTTTGTTTGGCACTTTCGACTATTATTAGAAACGGGAAAGTAATTATGTGAAATAAAACGTGATCTACTTACAATATTGGCCTTCAGAGTGGCCTGAAACTCCTGCGAGACCACTGCCTTTGTGAAATTACCAAAATTGGTGTTATTGGCTCGAGACTCGGCGACATAATTGTGCACCGCCTGGTGGGGCATTATATTCAACAGATCTCCGACGAATGTATGATGCCTTACGGCCTTGCAGTCGCAATTTCGGTCCGGTTTCTGGACCGGAAGGATGATACAATAGAATATATCCGCAACGCTGGCAATATCACCCGTATCCACATTTTCCGATTCAAGTTCGCGAAGAACGGTTTGATAGGCAGCCGTATCTGTCAGCTCTTGGGTCACCCTTACGAAACCCGGGGTATCGTAGTACCTCATGGCGCGTCGGAATTTCGCATCACAATTATAGTGCACTTCGATCAGTTCTATTAAGGTCTCCTGATCGATCAGATCGCGAATGTGCTGGAAATTCGCACACAAACTTGTATCATGATCCGTTTTATTCTCATTCCCATTATTATCGGTATTATTATTGTTGGTGTTATTATCATCATCCGGTGGACACCATTCCACGGAATCTTCATCCGAATACTGAATATGGGCAAACGTGTGGCATGCGAAAATGGCCAGAGCTACGGTCAGTAGGGTCAAATTCCTTAGATCCATCATCATCCAGCTGGCCGAGATTCTTTTCTGACTGTGGCTCGAATCTGCGGTTCAGCACCCGCTTTTATGGCCCTCACATCAACGGCAGAATTAATTACATGCATTTTCTCTTTCCTCGGACACTTCGCTTATCGCCCGCCAATTAGCGGAATTTGTCCGAACAACTTTTTGCTTATCAGTCGCTTAGGAACGCGTTTCCCAGAATGGAATCTTCCCACATGCGTCGCAAAATTCCCtgcaaaaaagtaaaaaacttGCTGATGAGTAGTCTTCTCTAGCGCCAAGATAAAATACAGacaatattttgcatttattttgaaCATTTTATTTCTGGCCCTTTGATATTCCAACTGTATTTGGTTGGTAGAGTTTTCTGTTTaacaaacaatttaatataGAACAATTTAAGCACTTAGTTTGTTAAatctaataataatttaaacatTAAAAGAACCAATTTTTGGCAAACTATATATTCATTTAGCAGCCACCACTTTGTAAAACATTTTTGGATTGCTTGTTCAtttctttaattaaaatattagcCATaccttgaaaaaaaaaaccatttgGTATTGTATTTAACATGATCCatattctcaacatattttcCTTTTGGAAGATTTCCTAAGATATGCAAAGCCGTAGATCcttgaaatataaatttaatataatatgtttAAGTGTTATGGAAAAATTGTTCTTAACGTAACTATTATACAAACATTAATCGTTTTCCTGTGTCTGGACTAACTCAttacttttaattatttatacataatattgttttctgTGCGAGCACAATATTTTGCACCGTGCAAATCTAATTGGATGATATTAGGGCTTATAATTCCTGAAATTACCGTATAATCTCTGTGTTGTGCGCTTCATTAATTGCTAATTATAGTTGGGGCACCCACACCCACTCAATGTTGTTACAAAGGCCTTATGACTTATGCACCTGATGCTCCTCGATTGTGTGCATATGATTATGTGAAAATGGAAGAAGGGAGCTTTACGAGGGGAGTGAAAGGATAATCCACTCACTCATTAGTTCCTTCTGACAAGCTGACAAACGAGGGGAAATGTGGGGGAAATCAGTTCGTCAGTGCAGGGCCAACATTTATCCACAGGACCAACAGCAGAACCCAGAGTGCAAATCACTTTCAGTGAGAGATCAGGAGTCGCAGGACCCAACTGTCCGAAGGGGAAGTCCTTGTTTGACGAGGGGTTCCGGGGCCCTCACTTGATTCATGGCCTTCTGTTTGCCCAACATTTCAGAGGAGATTCTGTCTTACAGCTCTTTTTTCAGGGGTTCAATGGGCCGCATGCATTTTTGCAAATTCAGACTGGAATCCATAATAGGAAAAAAATACGTCCTTTGTAACAATATTAATAATCATGCGCATCGTTGCGCCCATTTATCTTTTTATCTCTTCACAATTGTCATGAGTTTCTGGGCTCTCTAGATATATCTTCCGCTTTCATGACAAACAAATGTAGCAAATATTTGCCAACCAATGGAGCGGAAATAGTTTTTCGCTTTGTTTTCATGTTTACGCCTTTTTTTGTAATACTCGAACTCAATTGCAAATTTAGGTACATGAGAAAAATACAAATGTCTGCCATTTTCtgtaaaatttcaaaataccCAAGTCACAGCAAATTGGTTCAATTTTCCTGTAGTTAAGCTTCCTTCCACTTAAGCTTAATCaacgatttattttattggataAAATAGTTCACAGTGCAAGTATGTTTAAAGTTCAGCTTAAATGAAGCAAATAAACTGCAAACTTTTGGCAGAAAGGTGGTGTTCAGAAATGCTTATAAAGCGACCAACTTTTGGTTGGAGCAAATTGGTGTAGGAGTAGTTTTATTTGGCAAATGGCAATTATTTGCTAGCAATTTAATTGCGGTTTTTCTGAGTTTGATTGCTGATGCTGTGCGTTGTCATTTAATTAACTTTGGTGGCCAATAAATTGTCATTACCAAAGCAAACCGCAATGCATTGCGGACCActttttagccatattttccGGGAAAAGGACATTTGCGAACCACACATCAGTGCCAAAATGCCACGAAGTTGCTCACATATGGCTAACCATTTTCATTTCCCTCGATAATTCACCCAATTAGAGCTGAACTTGAAGGCTTTGCGGCATTTACGAGAATCGCTTTATTATTGCACTTAAGAGCTCTCCCAATTCTGTTGTTCTTATAGTGGTGGTGACACAAACACACTCGTACCCATCCACACAGACAGCTAATTTAGTTAGCTGATAAAACTAAACTGAGCTGATCATCTTGGTAGGGTATGGTATACAATATAGAAGGATGAAGGGCTCTGGAGCGAAAGTTGAACAGCTAACTTACTTCGATAAACAGGCTTAATTAGCGGCCAAAGCTGAAAGCCAACAGACTGCCAACTGGAGCTGGCACTAGGCGCATTATTTCCCATCTTCCATTTCCCAGGACCcagaacacacacacaaatacAGTTAAAGGCACTGGCAGCAGGACTAAAAACACAATCAAATATTATACAGTGGTCGAAACTCAAATATGGAGAACTTAAACAATGGGAATCTAATCAGGATAAGGAATAAGGGTAGGAAAATAGTGTTTCAAAAACACTTTTAAATGTGCCTAAAAGAATgctacaatatattttttatacataaatTTCAGTGATTtgactgcatacttttagacacttttaAATTGCTTTGAAAACCATAGAAAATTATGTAGAAATATTTCTATCAAGTATCTCCCAAGTatgtaagaaaatattttaaatacgaTATAATACCAGCTGCCcaaataattgaaaaaaaaatctcGTGGATTTTTAATGATTGCTACTAcgttaatgttttttttaagattctgtaaaaatatttcttttaatcAAAGGGTAAACTAAACACAGTAAATTgtgaataaatataattttctgttaagtaataaaatatgtaaagtgataagtatattttgttttatttaactaAACTTAAAGATAAGATTGACATACTATGCattctattttattattaaatagtattttaatattaaaatcgaaatatttcttaatataatatttaataatggcTTGCCCCACTGTAAACATGCGGTTGCTGAAGAGCTTCGTCGACTGTCCGGCTTAATTATGTGCAAGCAacaatgatatttatattatcaGCCAGTCAATGTCAAACGTCAGCACCGCCCACTGACCAGCAGATGGAGTCCTTCGTGCCCATCTCACAGGATTAACATTAAGTCCGAAGACAAAGTCGTCGGCCAAGGTACCAGGATATTATTTGGGGTTGAGTTGGGCTCCTTGTGGGGCTTTTAATAGCCCTCCATGTTCACCGATACGCCATCCATACGCCTGCAGGCCTTAACCCGAAATTATATTCATGCACACATGGCTCCCCAGAGACAGAGAAAGTGAGAAGGCGAGTTGAAATGCTGGgcccaaaaataaatgcaGATTCATGGCTGCCCAGTCAGCAGACAAATGATGTGCGGCCCAAAATCAGCGAGCTCGAAAATTCCAAGAGGCCTCCATCGAGTGTCCTTGGCCCCCAAAAACTTAAAGCGTGCacatatagaaaatatatcaAGATGAACTTGATTTACACAGGTTTAATTGGTATTttacataaatacatttaagttactATTGTTTAATGAGAAAATGATATAGGAAATTTAAAATGCTGCTAGACAAGAGTTTGAAATTGAGGACAGAGCATTACTTTCAGTAATCCATACTAAATTGAATTGAACTTATAGATTGACTTTACTTTTGTTTGATATTAATCtgataaattatatttttcttcattttaaaaaaactctCA contains:
- the LOC119550409 gene encoding uncharacterized protein LOC119550409 yields the protein MMMDLRNLTLLTVALAIFACHTFAHIQYSDEDSVEWCPPDDDNNTNNNNTDNNGNENKTDHDTSLCANFQHIRDLIDQETLIELIEVHYNCDAKFRRAMRYYDTPGFVRVTQELTDTAAYQTVLRELESENVDTGDIASVADIFYCIILPVQKPDRNCDCKAVRHHTFVGDLLNIMPHQAVHNYVAESRANNTNFGNFTKAVVSQEFQATLKANIKKHDVVKPLRTLRKNGWNIPELLRAMLTIFQW